The Vescimonas coprocola genome includes a window with the following:
- the mobL gene encoding relaxase MobL produces MRAKEECGSHNTPAKIPPGDFRWYAAFHDEGERPHIHMMAWSAKPGQAYLSKEGIRQIKSKLTNDIFRNEMHSTF; encoded by the coding sequence ATGAGGGCAAAGGAGGAATGTGGATCACACAACACACCCGCAAAGATACCGCCCGGTGACTTCCGCTGGTACGCCGCCTTTCACGACGAGGGCGAGCGCCCGCACATCCACATGATGGCCTGGTCCGCAAAGCCGGGACAGGCCTACCTCTCCAAAGAGGGCATCCGTCAGATCAAGTCCAAGCTCACCAACGATATTTTCCGCAACGAAATGCACAGTACCTTCTGA
- the brnQ gene encoding branched-chain amino acid transport system II carrier protein, protein MKTQTNRLTFSQQFFIATMLFGLFFGAGNLIFPIFLGSQAGRNVWPAIVGLLITGVGIPLLGVAAQGISRSNGLQEMAGRVSPRYSIFFTCALYLTIGPFFAIPRCASTSFTVGIEPLLGENVNATVLLAAFSCVFFAAVLFFSLRPGKILTWVGKLLTPLFLLVLAILVVTALLHPTDRIADVTPSAAYAAAPFFAGFLEGYNTMDALASLAFGIVVINVIRGLGVTEPGAIAKNTVLSGIFSCLFMGGIYVAVTIVGTRSHSLTVSCTNGGEAFAVIAEHYLGRAGLVVLALTVILACLKTSIGLVTSCAETFTAMFPNGPKYGFWATCFSIFSLLVTNIGLNAIIAISLPVLMFLFPLAITLILLALLGNLYGHDTVVYRWVTGFTLVAALFDFVKALPKAITETPVVSAVIGFADSYLPFFELGLGWICPAAVGLFVGLIFHRTRRNRTAA, encoded by the coding sequence ATGAAAACGCAAACCAACCGGCTGACCTTCAGCCAGCAATTCTTCATCGCCACCATGCTGTTCGGCCTGTTCTTCGGGGCAGGAAACCTGATTTTTCCCATTTTTCTGGGCAGTCAGGCCGGACGCAATGTATGGCCCGCCATCGTCGGTCTGCTGATCACCGGCGTAGGTATCCCCCTTCTGGGCGTAGCCGCACAGGGCATCAGCCGCAGCAACGGCCTGCAGGAGATGGCCGGGCGGGTGAGTCCCCGATACAGCATCTTCTTCACCTGCGCTCTGTATCTGACCATCGGTCCCTTCTTCGCCATTCCCCGCTGCGCCTCCACGTCTTTCACCGTGGGCATCGAGCCGCTGCTGGGTGAGAATGTCAACGCCACGGTGCTGCTGGCGGCGTTCTCCTGCGTGTTCTTCGCCGCCGTGCTGTTCTTTTCTCTGCGCCCCGGCAAGATTTTGACGTGGGTGGGAAAGCTGCTGACGCCGCTGTTCCTGCTGGTGCTGGCCATTCTGGTGGTGACGGCCCTGCTGCATCCCACAGACCGCATCGCCGACGTGACGCCGTCGGCGGCCTATGCTGCGGCTCCCTTCTTCGCCGGTTTTCTGGAGGGCTACAACACCATGGATGCTCTGGCCAGTCTGGCCTTCGGTATCGTGGTCATCAACGTCATCCGGGGGCTGGGCGTCACGGAGCCCGGCGCTATCGCCAAAAATACGGTGCTCTCCGGCATTTTCAGCTGCCTGTTCATGGGCGGCATCTATGTGGCCGTCACCATCGTGGGGACCCGGAGCCACTCCCTTACCGTTTCCTGCACCAACGGCGGCGAGGCCTTTGCCGTCATTGCTGAGCACTATCTGGGGCGGGCCGGGCTGGTGGTGCTGGCTCTGACGGTGATCCTGGCGTGTCTCAAGACCTCCATCGGTCTGGTCACCAGCTGTGCCGAAACCTTCACCGCCATGTTCCCCAATGGGCCGAAATACGGTTTCTGGGCCACCTGCTTCAGTATTTTTTCCCTGCTGGTCACCAACATCGGCCTTAACGCCATCATCGCCATCTCTCTGCCGGTGCTGATGTTCCTGTTCCCACTGGCCATCACCCTGATCCTGCTGGCGCTGCTGGGAAATCTGTACGGCCACGATACCGTGGTGTATCGGTGGGTCACGGGCTTCACACTGGTGGCCGCCCTCTTCGATTTCGTGAAGGCGCTGCCCAAGGCCATTACGGAGACCCCTGTTGTCTCCGCTGTCATCGGCTTCGCTGACAGCTACCTGCCCTTCTTCGAGCTGGGGTTGGGCTGGATCTGCCCTGCCGCTGTGGGCCTGTTCGTGGGACTGATCTTCCATCGCACACGCCGAAACCGGACAGCCGCATAA
- a CDS encoding GNAT family N-acetyltransferase: MNKTIHIREAVTPEEVERFWQELHAYHARDIFPDPAEEDRAYFLDDSQYRAAVQRIHDREGDRCYYLLFRREGRDIGFALTALYPSEDGKCFVMEFCVLPEFRGDGTGTACARLLLDWAADQGAQYGELNAADPRRIRFWSRLGFRPNGRDEWGEPLMLRPPEQALPITVELLRDPADWQLRKLENGYLAEIGEPLLTEESTERLRAAVEQGHIRFLLAYRGCRAVGMCSVAENFSTFCCGPVAVLEDLYVEPVFRRQGIARQLTHSAQALCRERGVGSLTVCCAPCDEAMYQALGFNVPLGVSRSCLL, from the coding sequence ATGAACAAGACCATTCACATCCGGGAGGCCGTGACCCCGGAGGAGGTGGAGCGCTTCTGGCAGGAACTGCACGCCTATCACGCACGGGACATTTTCCCCGACCCGGCGGAGGAGGACCGGGCATATTTTCTGGACGACAGCCAATACCGAGCCGCCGTACAGCGGATCCATGACCGGGAGGGAGATCGCTGCTACTACCTGCTGTTCCGGCGGGAGGGCCGGGATATCGGCTTTGCCCTGACAGCACTGTACCCCTCGGAGGACGGCAAGTGCTTCGTCATGGAGTTCTGTGTGCTGCCGGAGTTCCGGGGCGACGGGACAGGCACCGCCTGCGCCCGTCTGCTGCTGGATTGGGCAGCGGATCAGGGAGCGCAGTATGGGGAGCTGAACGCCGCCGACCCCCGGCGCATCCGATTCTGGAGCCGTCTGGGCTTCCGGCCCAATGGCCGGGACGAGTGGGGCGAGCCGCTGATGCTGCGCCCTCCGGAGCAGGCGCTGCCCATCACCGTGGAGCTGCTGAGGGACCCGGCGGACTGGCAGCTGCGGAAGCTGGAGAACGGCTATCTGGCGGAGATCGGAGAGCCGCTGCTGACGGAGGAGAGCACAGAGCGGCTGCGGGCCGCCGTGGAGCAGGGGCATATCCGCTTCCTGCTGGCATACCGGGGCTGCCGGGCCGTGGGGATGTGCTCCGTGGCAGAGAACTTCTCCACCTTCTGCTGCGGGCCGGTAGCGGTGCTGGAGGATCTGTACGTGGAGCCGGTGTTCCGGAGACAGGGCATCGCCCGGCAGCTGACCCACAGCGCTCAGGCACTGTGCCGTGAACGGGGCGTGGGCAGCCTGACCGTGTGCTGCGCCCCTTGTGACGAGGCCATGTATCAGGCGCTGGGCTTCAACGTCCCGCTGGGCGTGAGCCGGAGCTGCCTGCTGTAA
- a CDS encoding arsenate reductase family protein, with the protein MIFVCYPKCSTCQKAKKWLDEHHISYELRDIKEENPSYEELTAWHQRSGLPLKRFFNTSGLLYKSMGLKDKLPGMSEEEMLQLLATDGMLVKRPLLVGGDFVLVGFKEAQWAEQLGKL; encoded by the coding sequence ATGATTTTTGTTTGCTATCCCAAGTGCAGTACCTGCCAGAAGGCGAAGAAGTGGCTGGATGAGCACCACATCAGCTATGAGCTGCGGGACATCAAGGAGGAGAACCCCAGCTATGAGGAGCTGACTGCGTGGCATCAGCGCAGCGGGCTGCCGCTGAAGAGATTTTTCAACACCAGCGGGCTGCTGTATAAGTCCATGGGGCTGAAGGACAAGCTGCCGGGCATGAGCGAGGAGGAGATGTTGCAGCTTCTGGCCACGGATGGGATGCTGGTGAAGCGACCGCTGCTGGTGGGCGGCGATTTCGTTCTGGTGGGCTTCAAGGAGGCCCAGTGGGCGGAGCAGTTGGGGAAGCTGTAA
- the sfsA gene encoding DNA/RNA nuclease SfsA, which translates to MHLQYGEVRQAHFLERPNRFIAHVELEGETVVCHVKNTGRCRELLVPGATVYLERGTNPARRTAWDLIAVEKGHRLINMDAQAPNRIFAQWIRQQEPGIAVHPEYRYGDSRLDFCLEWPEGLHLVEVKGVTLEREGHCLFPDAPTERGVRHLHELMRAVEEGHRATAFFVIQMADVLDFAPNDATHPAFGEALREAARQGVEIVAYTCRVTPETVTLDAPVPVQL; encoded by the coding sequence ATGCACTTGCAATACGGAGAGGTGCGGCAGGCGCACTTTTTGGAGCGGCCCAACCGGTTCATCGCCCATGTAGAACTGGAGGGCGAGACGGTGGTGTGCCATGTGAAGAACACAGGCCGCTGCCGGGAGCTGCTGGTGCCGGGGGCTACGGTCTATCTGGAGCGTGGAACCAATCCGGCCCGCAGGACGGCGTGGGACCTCATCGCCGTGGAGAAGGGCCACCGGCTCATCAACATGGACGCTCAGGCCCCCAACCGCATTTTTGCCCAGTGGATCCGGCAGCAGGAGCCGGGAATCGCCGTCCACCCGGAGTACCGTTACGGGGATTCCCGGCTGGACTTCTGTCTGGAGTGGCCGGAGGGGCTGCACTTGGTGGAGGTGAAGGGCGTGACGCTGGAGCGGGAGGGCCACTGCCTGTTCCCGGACGCCCCCACGGAGCGTGGTGTCCGGCATCTGCATGAACTGATGCGGGCCGTGGAGGAGGGCCACCGGGCCACGGCCTTCTTCGTGATCCAGATGGCGGACGTACTGGACTTTGCGCCCAATGACGCTACCCACCCCGCCTTTGGCGAGGCCCTGCGGGAGGCGGCACGCCAGGGTGTGGAGATCGTGGCCTACACCTGCCGGGTGACGCCGGAGACGGTGACACTGGACGCTCCGGTGCCGGTACAGCTGTAA